The genomic interval GCCTTATTGTGGTTCAGCACTCTATTCACCATCTCTTCTTCAGGACCAGCAAAGGAAAGAACAATATCTGGTTCTGCTCCAATCTAGGTTAGGAACaagttattttcatttcatgcTATTGGTATCTTGGAAGGGAATAAAAATCAAGTGGTCCAATAATGGATTATCAactgttttattattattattggacaAGATTTAATAAGCACCATTGTCCCTGTCAGGATTTACTGCTTTCTCTGTCATGTTTTCTCCCTTTCAAGGAATTTGCCTACTTTTAGTTATGAACAAATCTCATGGTTTTACTATGACACTCATTGCTCTTGAAAGATCGAGCGATATTTAATTACCTTGAATTCATACGCAAGATAAGGACTAGTCAAACTTTTTGGAAAATCACTTAAAACAAATATCTGAAAGAAAATTgcacaaatttatttaaccaTTTTCATAAACGAGGTATAGAGAAAAAGTCACGATCCGTTCAAATGCTGCGCGATTCTCCTCACCTCATGGGAAACCATTGGTTAGAAATTTATGGTTATCACTTGATTCGATCTCTTTTCGGATGAGGCTGATTGTTACTTCTGAAGGGACAATTTTTCCTTGATAGTGTTGAGAATCATGGTGCTGAAATCACAGTTCCCATCATCAAAGGATGCAATAGTTTTGCAGGTATGTGCCGTTCAACAATTTCAATGTTGAGCATAAGACATTAGTAACCATATTCACTGTTAGAAGCTATTTCTCTTCTTAATAAGTCGCCGGCACTTAGATGCGTCAATCCAAAATTCTTAACAATTTTTGTACATCGCGTACCCTTTCCACTGCCAGGACCACCTGAGAGCATGAGAAACAAATTCTATCATGCATAAGCTATCGGAAATTCAACATAAAATTGCATCAGAagttctatcttttttttttcaggtgACAACACATGATTAATATTCTTCAAAACTGGCAAGTCGCCAAAACTGATTATTACGATTTTGAAGATGCAAAGAAGCTCAGGGACAAGAAACCAGGGAACATGTTAACCACAATGATACATCCTTGAAGATAATCCCTAGAAGATCTACTTGAGATCAAGGAAAGAGAATTTCATAACTATGTTTGATTATATGGTATCTTAAGAACatcataataattttgcaCGTCAGCAAGTGTACAAGCATTTATACAGATCCGTTAATGTGTCAGTACTAGTACACAGTTACTAACTAAGACAAAACTTAGGAACAGAACTTTGCCTTTGGGAAATAATCCACCTTTTGCCTGCATCAAAGTATCAGAAAAGATTATCACAATCAAGTTCAACAACTGAGGTTCCTTTAAATACCTTAGCATGCAGGAGCATAGTACTGACCGCATCTATGAATGAGAATATAATATGGTAAGATGACCAAATAAACCATTGAAATTACTATCCTGAGGGTTAAAACTGAAGTTTTAAACATTTATCCTGGTTGGAAACCGTATCCACTGTTTGAGACATCCTGAAGAATGCAAAAGAATAAAGACTACAACTCCTACAAACAAATGAGCACAGTTAGGAATAGCGGATTCATCATAAGATAGAGCCCAGCACACACACACGTTGTGATGCCATGTTGTTGCTTCATCCATATGCATTATACTCGGACCCAAGAAAGACACAAACAATTTAGATGTCAAAAATCTGAGCATAGACCAAGGTGCCTATAATTCCAAGAAGCAACAGGCTTACATGAGGTTCTATGATGCGAAAAATTTCATACcagcataaataattttggacTCATGGAAACCCACATTTTGTCGCTTGCCCCATAAGCTATGCAGCTTAAGGCTGCCAGTAGCAAGCAAAGCTTAATGGTCTATCATGTAGccaaagaattttcatctgaagtacaaatttaagaaatttcaagcaattacTATGGACATTAGATACATCTATGTGCAGTTACAGATTCTATGAATTTACTAAGAAATAGCAA from Citrus sinensis cultivar Valencia sweet orange chromosome 9, DVS_A1.0, whole genome shotgun sequence carries:
- the LOC102628022 gene encoding probable UMP-CMP kinase 2; this encodes MWRRLALHLSPLISSSRSSTLNQAKGGLFPKGKVLFLSFVLGGPGSGKGTRCTKIVKNFGLTHLSAGDLLRREIASNSEYGY